One region of Stigmatella erecta genomic DNA includes:
- a CDS encoding MATE family efflux transporter, whose translation MLDGHAGGIAGQPQLGLFRLTWPIFLEFLLFMLMGTADTLMLSGVSDDAVASVGVVHQFLFVCILIMEVVSNGASIVVAQYLGARRTEEASRIAALSITLNFLLGVGVSAGLLLGGNAILDRMNLHGQVLEQARIYMGITGGFIFLQALINIFASLLRTYGFTKESMFVSLGMNIFHVLGNYALVFGHFGLPRLEVQGAAISTVLSRAVALAVFIWMLYRVMEIRMRLGDYVRFSREYIRKILKVGVPSAVEQVMYHCCQTVFLYYVTFLGPVALASRQYAFAISQYVFLFSLAIGLGTSIVIGRLVGANRPDDAYRRALESLKWSLAITVLVDVAAILIREPLIGLFTANADILQLTSQIIVLSLLLESGRSFNLVLVNALRAAGDATFTVYAGFGSMVCLSLSLGYFLVFRMNMGLAGVWLAIAADEWVRGIVMWLRWRSRAWEKQSLVHPAEPAPALVLGG comes from the coding sequence ATGTTGGACGGACACGCGGGTGGAATCGCAGGACAGCCGCAGCTGGGGCTGTTCCGGTTGACCTGGCCCATCTTCCTGGAGTTCCTCCTCTTCATGCTGATGGGCACGGCGGACACGCTGATGCTCAGCGGTGTGTCGGATGACGCCGTGGCGTCGGTGGGCGTCGTCCACCAGTTCCTCTTCGTCTGCATCCTCATCATGGAGGTGGTGAGCAACGGCGCCTCCATCGTCGTGGCCCAGTACCTCGGGGCCCGGAGGACGGAGGAGGCCTCGCGGATCGCCGCGCTCTCCATCACGCTGAACTTCCTGCTGGGCGTGGGGGTGAGCGCGGGCCTGCTGCTGGGCGGCAACGCCATCCTGGACCGGATGAACCTGCACGGCCAGGTGCTGGAGCAGGCGCGCATCTACATGGGCATCACCGGCGGGTTCATCTTCCTGCAGGCCCTCATCAACATCTTCGCCAGCCTGCTGCGCACGTATGGGTTCACCAAGGAGTCGATGTTCGTCTCGCTGGGGATGAACATCTTTCACGTGCTGGGCAACTACGCGCTGGTGTTCGGCCACTTCGGCCTGCCGCGCCTGGAGGTGCAGGGCGCGGCGATCTCCACGGTGCTCAGCCGCGCCGTGGCGCTCGCGGTCTTCATCTGGATGCTCTACCGGGTGATGGAGATCCGCATGCGGCTGGGCGACTACGTGCGCTTCTCGCGCGAGTACATCCGCAAGATTCTGAAGGTGGGCGTGCCCTCCGCCGTCGAGCAGGTGATGTACCACTGCTGCCAGACGGTGTTCCTGTACTACGTCACCTTCCTGGGGCCCGTGGCGCTGGCGTCCCGGCAGTACGCGTTCGCGATCTCCCAGTACGTCTTCCTGTTCAGCCTGGCCATCGGGCTGGGCACCTCCATCGTGATTGGCAGGCTGGTGGGGGCCAACCGGCCGGACGACGCCTACCGCCGGGCGCTGGAAAGCCTGAAGTGGAGCCTGGCCATCACCGTGCTGGTGGACGTGGCCGCCATTCTGATTCGCGAGCCGTTGATTGGCCTGTTCACCGCCAACGCGGACATCCTCCAGTTGACCTCGCAAATCATCGTCCTGAGCCTCCTCCTGGAGTCCGGCCGGTCCTTCAACCTCGTGCTGGTCAACGCCCTGCGCGCCGCGGGGGACGCCACGTTCACCGTCTACGCGGGCTTCGGCTCCATGGTCTGCCTGAGCCTGTCCCTGGGCTACTTCCTGGTCTTCCGCATGAACATGGGGCTTGCGGGGGTGTGGCTGGCCATCGCGGCGGATGAGTGGGTGCGGGGCATCGTCATGTGGCTGCGGTGGCGGAGCCGCGCCTGGGAGAAGCAGTCCCTGGTCCACCCGGCCGAGCCCGCGCCGGCCCTGGTGCTCGGTGGCTAG
- a CDS encoding DUF6929 family protein — MARALRPGLLGAGLLALGCGCAAPGRAGAQEVPWQVVAATQGVLPPARRVLTLEASEVTEGPAHVSAASGLVRAGAWIHVVADDSLFLATFPAEGEAPGRLLRLFPGTLPAAPKERKALKPDLEALCLLEGVPEAPHGAVLAVPSGSTPERRRGALVPLEADGALGGPVREVDFAPLYARLAQELGELNVEGAALTGGRLWLLNRGNGDKGQDAVVVLDAGAVLRALGAGQPPSAGSVLSVRRWRLGRVGSVPLSFSDAAPLPDGRLVFTAAAEASQSSYLDGEVVGSALGVLSPEGQPLLLKHVKTKAKLEGVAAWPTPEGLHLLLVSDADDPTVAAPLFETLLRDTGAR, encoded by the coding sequence GTGGCTAGGGCCCTGCGGCCAGGCCTCCTCGGCGCCGGGCTGCTCGCGCTGGGCTGCGGGTGCGCCGCCCCGGGGCGCGCGGGCGCTCAGGAGGTTCCCTGGCAGGTGGTCGCGGCCACGCAGGGCGTGCTGCCCCCGGCGCGCCGGGTGTTGACGCTGGAGGCCTCCGAGGTGACGGAGGGCCCGGCCCACGTGTCCGCCGCGAGCGGCCTCGTGCGGGCCGGGGCCTGGATTCACGTCGTGGCGGATGACTCGCTGTTCCTCGCCACGTTCCCCGCAGAGGGGGAGGCCCCCGGCCGGCTCCTGCGCCTGTTTCCGGGAACGCTGCCGGCGGCGCCGAAGGAGCGCAAGGCGCTCAAGCCCGATCTGGAGGCGCTGTGCCTGCTGGAGGGCGTGCCGGAGGCGCCACACGGGGCCGTGCTGGCGGTGCCTTCCGGGAGCACGCCGGAGCGCAGGCGGGGCGCCCTCGTCCCGCTGGAGGCGGACGGGGCGCTGGGCGGGCCGGTGCGGGAGGTGGACTTCGCGCCCCTGTACGCGCGGCTGGCGCAGGAACTGGGCGAGCTCAACGTGGAGGGCGCCGCGCTGACGGGAGGCCGGCTGTGGCTGCTCAACCGGGGCAATGGAGACAAGGGCCAGGACGCGGTGGTGGTGCTCGACGCGGGCGCGGTGCTGCGGGCGCTGGGCGCCGGGCAGCCGCCTTCCGCCGGCAGTGTCCTCAGCGTGCGGCGCTGGAGGCTGGGCCGGGTGGGCTCCGTGCCGCTCTCCTTCTCGGATGCCGCCCCGCTCCCGGACGGGCGCCTCGTCTTCACCGCCGCCGCGGAGGCCTCGCAGAGCTCCTATCTGGATGGCGAGGTGGTGGGCTCGGCGCTGGGCGTGCTGTCCCCGGAGGGCCAGCCCCTGCTGCTCAAGCACGTGAAGACGAAGGCGAAGCTGGAGGGCGTGGCGGCATGGCCCACGCCCGAGGGGCTCCACCTGCTGCTCGTGTCGGACGCGGATGACCCCACCGTGGCCGCGCCCCTGTTCGAGACGCTGCTGCGGGACACGGGGGCCCGCTAG